From one Prosthecobacter debontii genomic stretch:
- a CDS encoding PEP-CTERM sorting domain-containing protein (PEP-CTERM proteins occur, often in large numbers, in the proteomes of bacteria that also encode an exosortase, a predicted intramembrane cysteine proteinase. The presence of a PEP-CTERM domain at a protein's C-terminus predicts cleavage within the sorting domain, followed by covalent anchoring to some some component of the (usually Gram-negative) cell surface. Many PEP-CTERM proteins exhibit an unusual sequence composition that includes large numbers of potential glycosylation sites. Expression of one such protein has been shown restore the ability of a bacterium to form floc, a type of biofilm.): MTKWIFTLTLASVLSWTALTSGAVLLQQEAGVFAFEAEDYSSLTGSGWSVITTSGGTQTIPTGSNVVGDALYTHGGGSPSSFATYDLQFTSDGTYYVFTKYSMYDRSNSTPPPSYGNEDSFYLPRDLGIAAATGAGQDNDWYAQHLPSQGHLPAASETPNPNEGQYFYWDMGQFSGDSTAALTFTVTGASVENPLDVTFTIGNREGGVAIDRFVLSTTNYNASISGGNSATLDGIASVPEPSRSLFILLALVALALRRRR, from the coding sequence ATGACAAAATGGATTTTTACCCTCACACTGGCGAGTGTCTTGAGTTGGACTGCACTGACTTCAGGAGCTGTCTTGCTTCAGCAAGAAGCGGGTGTGTTTGCTTTTGAAGCCGAGGATTATTCGTCGCTGACGGGCAGCGGCTGGTCGGTGATTACGACTTCTGGTGGCACTCAGACCATTCCTACCGGCTCCAATGTGGTCGGTGATGCACTCTACACTCATGGTGGCGGCTCACCGAGTTCCTTTGCCACTTATGATCTCCAGTTCACTTCGGATGGCACGTATTACGTGTTCACAAAATACTCCATGTATGATCGGTCGAACTCCACACCGCCTCCGAGCTATGGAAACGAGGACTCCTTTTACCTGCCGCGTGATCTCGGGATCGCCGCAGCCACAGGCGCAGGGCAGGACAATGATTGGTATGCCCAGCACCTACCAAGCCAGGGGCACCTTCCTGCCGCCAGTGAGACACCCAACCCCAATGAAGGACAGTATTTTTACTGGGATATGGGACAGTTTTCAGGGGATTCTACGGCAGCGTTGACCTTCACTGTTACAGGAGCCAGTGTTGAAAACCCCTTGGATGTTACTTTCACCATCGGTAACCGCGAGGGTGGGGTAGCGATTGATCGTTTTGTGCTCAGCACCACCAATTACAATGCCTCCATCAGTGGCGGTAACAGTGCGACTCTGGATGGCATCGCTTCCGTACCGGAGCCCTCACGGAGCTTGTTCATATTGCTCGCGTTGGTTGCTTTGGCACTGCGGCGCCGCCGTTGA
- the menD gene encoding 2-succinyl-5-enolpyruvyl-6-hydroxy-3-cyclohexene-1-carboxylic-acid synthase, with protein MNTLIVRSLLTALARMGVAEVCVAAGARNAPIIAALTESEGVKLWNFFEERSAAFFAIGRILADKAPVAVLTTSGTASAELLPAVIEAHYQGLPLVLITADRPRRYRGTGAPQAIEQKDLFGPYVSACLDVEVGASLSWPTRIGPRPLHINICLDEPLATNLSGIDFLAHHGPGTPKQPASPAFALANEPTAVLASGLSVSEAEEAAPLLAKLGLPVMAEATSNLWGKWPNRPKLDHLLYPAGESHLTALDAQQILRIGGVPTATWWRELENHPEIHVTNITRLPFPGLARRERVQTLPWSCLAEMGRYQLPPAIVASQVPDIQAALSDHPLSEPGWMRELAMHIPDGSQVFLGNSLPIREFNLGVGFIHPQVEFLANRGANGIDGLVSTWLGTSAIVRESWLILGDLSALYDLAAPWIMAQLPKANRRLVVINNGGGKIFARVKSLRGLSREARHIIENRHRVHFGPWAEMWGLGYLKVTHPDQLDDLPEGPLLIEVIPDAEQTDTFYSKLA; from the coding sequence ATGAACACCCTCATCGTCCGTTCCCTTTTGACGGCGCTCGCCCGCATGGGTGTCGCCGAAGTCTGTGTGGCTGCTGGCGCTCGGAATGCTCCGATCATTGCCGCACTGACTGAAAGTGAAGGAGTGAAACTCTGGAACTTTTTTGAAGAACGCAGTGCAGCGTTTTTCGCCATTGGGCGCATCTTGGCCGATAAAGCTCCCGTGGCTGTCTTGACCACCTCGGGCACAGCCTCAGCGGAGTTGCTGCCTGCGGTCATCGAGGCTCATTATCAAGGGTTACCTCTCGTGCTGATCACAGCAGATCGTCCACGCCGATATCGTGGCACGGGGGCTCCCCAGGCCATCGAGCAAAAAGATCTTTTTGGCCCCTACGTGTCAGCATGCCTGGATGTCGAGGTGGGGGCCAGTCTCTCTTGGCCAACACGCATCGGTCCGCGCCCCTTGCACATCAATATCTGCCTGGACGAACCTCTAGCCACCAATTTGAGCGGCATTGATTTCCTGGCGCACCACGGACCGGGCACTCCCAAACAACCCGCATCACCCGCCTTTGCTTTGGCGAACGAACCGACCGCCGTTCTGGCCTCGGGGCTCTCCGTCTCTGAAGCAGAAGAGGCAGCCCCCTTGCTTGCTAAGCTGGGCCTGCCTGTCATGGCGGAAGCTACGTCCAATCTCTGGGGGAAGTGGCCGAATCGCCCCAAGCTGGATCATCTTCTCTATCCAGCGGGGGAGTCCCATCTCACGGCTCTGGATGCCCAACAGATCTTGAGGATCGGTGGTGTGCCTACCGCCACGTGGTGGAGAGAATTGGAAAATCATCCCGAAATCCATGTCACCAACATTACCCGACTGCCCTTTCCTGGGCTGGCTCGGCGAGAGCGGGTGCAGACGCTGCCTTGGTCATGCTTGGCCGAAATGGGCCGTTATCAACTCCCTCCTGCCATCGTCGCCAGTCAGGTTCCTGACATCCAGGCGGCCCTGAGTGATCATCCCTTGTCTGAGCCAGGTTGGATGCGTGAACTAGCCATGCACATCCCCGACGGCTCGCAGGTCTTTTTAGGAAACAGTCTCCCCATCCGCGAATTCAATCTCGGGGTAGGGTTCATCCATCCCCAAGTTGAGTTTTTAGCTAACCGCGGAGCCAATGGCATCGACGGACTCGTTTCTACTTGGCTGGGAACTTCGGCCATCGTTCGTGAGAGTTGGCTGATCTTGGGAGATCTCAGTGCTCTCTATGATCTGGCCGCCCCCTGGATCATGGCTCAACTTCCAAAGGCCAATCGTCGCCTCGTGGTAATCAATAATGGAGGCGGCAAGATCTTTGCCCGCGTTAAATCTCTCCGTGGCCTTTCGCGCGAAGCTCGCCACATCATTGAGAACCGCCATCGCGTTCACTTCGGGCCGTGGGCCGAGATGTGGGGGCTCGGTTACCTCAAGGTCACACATCCCGACCAACTGGACGATCTACCCGAAGGGCCCCTTCTCATCGAGGTCATTCCCGATGCTGAGCAAACCGACACCTTCTACTCCAAACTCGCCTAG
- a CDS encoding sulfatase family protein, which yields MVVIFADDLGYGDLGCYGSPTIRTPHLDRMAAEGMRFTDFYVASEVCSPSRAALLTGRYPIRSGMYGPRRVLFPNSKGGLPDSEITIAEALKAKGYATAHVGKWHLGIHEGSRPLEQGFDLSVGLPYSNDMDGRPGLPKGSSGSPNPPEDGWNVPLMRNGEIIEQPAKQTALTRRYTEEAVKFIESNKQKPFFLYMAHSFPHVPLFASPAFKGKSRAGIFGDAVEELDWSVGEVLDCLRKQGLAENTLVFFTSDNGPWLIMGDQGGSAGPLKDGKGSTWEGGMRVPGIAWMPGRIQPTVSSVMTQSMDLLPTFLAMAGADKPQGVTLDGEDLSSLLFEGSPLPERPFFFYRGDKLYACRLGEWKAHFKTQTGYGQAKPDLYEPPLLFHLGKDPSEKRDVAAQYPEVVAQIQKAVEAHQAGVVPGKMQFD from the coding sequence ATGGTCGTGATTTTTGCCGATGATTTAGGTTATGGAGACCTGGGGTGCTACGGTTCACCGACGATTCGCACGCCGCACCTGGACCGAATGGCGGCTGAGGGAATGCGATTCACGGATTTCTATGTGGCTTCGGAAGTGTGCTCCCCCAGCCGTGCCGCGCTCTTAACGGGACGTTATCCCATCCGCAGTGGGATGTATGGGCCTCGGCGAGTGCTGTTTCCGAATTCAAAAGGAGGATTGCCTGATTCTGAAATCACGATTGCAGAAGCTCTGAAAGCGAAGGGATATGCCACCGCGCATGTGGGCAAATGGCACCTTGGAATCCACGAGGGATCGCGTCCCCTGGAGCAGGGATTTGATCTGAGCGTGGGGCTTCCTTACTCCAATGACATGGACGGTCGCCCTGGATTGCCGAAAGGATCGTCGGGTTCCCCGAATCCGCCTGAAGACGGCTGGAATGTCCCCTTGATGCGCAATGGAGAAATCATCGAGCAACCCGCGAAGCAGACGGCGTTAACGCGTCGTTACACCGAGGAGGCCGTGAAGTTCATCGAGTCGAATAAGCAGAAGCCTTTCTTTTTATACATGGCGCACAGCTTTCCTCACGTGCCGCTTTTTGCGTCTCCGGCTTTTAAAGGGAAGAGCCGTGCGGGGATTTTTGGGGATGCCGTGGAGGAGTTGGACTGGAGTGTGGGCGAAGTCTTGGATTGTTTGCGGAAGCAAGGCTTGGCTGAAAATACCCTGGTCTTCTTCACGAGTGACAATGGTCCTTGGCTTATTATGGGAGACCAAGGCGGCAGTGCAGGGCCTCTGAAAGATGGTAAGGGAAGCACCTGGGAAGGCGGCATGCGTGTGCCCGGAATCGCCTGGATGCCGGGACGCATTCAACCTACGGTGAGCTCCGTGATGACTCAGTCCATGGACTTGTTACCGACCTTTTTGGCCATGGCTGGAGCCGATAAGCCGCAGGGGGTGACTCTGGATGGTGAAGACCTTTCGAGTCTGTTGTTTGAAGGCAGCCCATTGCCCGAGAGGCCCTTCTTCTTTTATCGCGGAGATAAGCTTTATGCCTGCCGCTTAGGAGAATGGAAGGCTCACTTCAAAACGCAGACGGGTTATGGCCAAGCCAAGCCTGATCTGTATGAGCCGCCTCTACTGTTCCATCTGGGTAAAGACCCTTCAGAAAAGCGTGATGTGGCTGCCCAATATCCTGAGGTGGTGGCTCAAATTCAAAAAGCCGTGGAGGCTCACCAAGCCGGTGTCGTTCCCGGGAAAATGCAATTCGACTGA
- a CDS encoding TlyA family RNA methyltransferase: protein MARIRLDLALVQRGLSSSREQAKRLIMAGEVLLGEEIITKPGWLVRQDAPLRVKEMPRFVSRGGLKMEGALEHFGIDVTGWVAMDVGASTGGFTDCLLQRGAVKVYAFDVGTNQMVWKLRSDPRVVCRENFNVRHLQPMDVPELVDFIVADVSFISLTLVLPGALAVLKPGGQALVLVKPQFELSRDEVGKGGIVREPELHAKACSRLQSFIEKRPEFEWKGLVESSIQGTDGNREFLAWFARRPTSPE, encoded by the coding sequence ATGGCGCGCATTCGACTCGATCTTGCTCTCGTTCAGCGGGGGCTTTCCTCTTCACGAGAGCAGGCTAAGCGACTCATCATGGCCGGTGAAGTCCTGCTCGGTGAAGAGATCATCACCAAGCCCGGCTGGCTGGTGCGTCAAGATGCGCCATTGCGTGTGAAGGAGATGCCTCGTTTTGTCAGTCGTGGCGGATTGAAAATGGAAGGTGCTCTGGAGCACTTCGGCATCGATGTCACGGGCTGGGTGGCGATGGATGTCGGGGCTTCGACGGGTGGTTTCACGGACTGCCTGCTGCAACGGGGTGCGGTGAAGGTTTACGCCTTTGATGTCGGCACCAATCAGATGGTGTGGAAGCTGCGCAGTGATCCCCGGGTGGTCTGTCGGGAAAATTTTAACGTGCGTCATCTTCAGCCCATGGATGTCCCAGAGCTCGTGGACTTTATCGTTGCCGATGTGTCCTTCATTTCCCTCACCCTCGTTCTGCCAGGAGCTCTGGCCGTCCTGAAGCCCGGAGGTCAGGCCCTGGTCCTGGTCAAACCCCAGTTTGAACTCAGTCGGGATGAGGTCGGTAAGGGGGGCATTGTCCGGGAGCCGGAGTTGCACGCAAAAGCCTGCTCACGTTTGCAGTCCTTCATCGAAAAACGCCCGGAATTCGAATGGAAGGGACTTGTCGAGTCTTCGATCCAGGGAACGGACGGCAATCGTGAATTCCTGGCATGGTTCGCACGTCGCCCAACGTCACCAGAGTGA
- a CDS encoding chorismate-binding protein codes for MAEAPAEGGVFYVNDFDLSDKRPWKKPSQLVEVSADSLAQKAGWNGATPPKIQWAKPSTEWFKMAFRRIRREVLSKRLEKMVPVLTERGTITQGDPVRLLEKVMTAPTNTWGYGWVQAGQGFLGATPELLFRAQGSSVETMALAGTAKPGAQEAFLTDVKEIEEHEIVVRYLTERLNALGNVERDPRGLCQAANLLHFQTNLRVMLDQTMDPGALVTQLHPTPAVGCLPREEHWLTKLREYRTQLDVPSFFGAPFGFIEPGQGNTCHMVVAIRGLGWTKDEAQLPSGCGIVGGSAFDHEWRELRLKRESVVTMLGL; via the coding sequence TTGGCGGAAGCCCCGGCCGAGGGCGGCGTCTTCTACGTCAACGATTTTGACCTGAGTGATAAGCGTCCATGGAAAAAGCCCTCTCAGCTCGTGGAGGTAAGCGCTGACTCCCTGGCTCAGAAAGCCGGATGGAATGGAGCTACGCCCCCCAAAATTCAGTGGGCCAAGCCTTCGACAGAATGGTTCAAGATGGCATTCCGTCGCATCCGGCGCGAAGTTTTGTCGAAACGGCTGGAAAAAATGGTGCCCGTGCTGACCGAGCGCGGCACCATCACTCAGGGAGACCCCGTGCGACTTTTGGAAAAAGTGATGACCGCTCCCACCAACACTTGGGGTTACGGCTGGGTGCAGGCTGGGCAGGGCTTTCTGGGAGCGACTCCCGAGTTACTGTTCCGAGCTCAAGGTTCCTCCGTGGAAACCATGGCCCTGGCTGGCACGGCCAAACCAGGAGCCCAGGAAGCCTTCCTGACCGATGTGAAGGAGATTGAGGAACATGAAATCGTCGTGCGTTACCTCACCGAACGACTCAATGCCCTCGGCAACGTGGAGCGAGACCCACGCGGCCTCTGCCAAGCCGCCAATTTGCTGCATTTTCAGACGAATCTGCGGGTGATGCTCGATCAAACGATGGACCCCGGAGCCTTGGTAACTCAACTGCACCCGACCCCTGCTGTGGGTTGCCTACCACGAGAGGAACATTGGCTGACCAAGCTGCGTGAATACCGCACTCAACTTGATGTGCCAAGTTTCTTCGGGGCTCCCTTTGGTTTTATCGAGCCCGGTCAGGGAAATACTTGTCATATGGTGGTGGCTATCCGAGGCCTTGGCTGGACCAAGGATGAAGCGCAACTTCCCTCGGGTTGTGGCATTGTAGGAGGTAGCGCCTTCGATCACGAATGGCGTGAACTGCGTCTCAAGCGAGAGTCCGTGGTGACCATGCTCGGCCTCTAG
- the ligA gene encoding NAD-dependent DNA ligase LigA, with product MTHAEASSRAEYLRTELHRHNHLYYVEARTEITDQEFDALLRELQGLETQFPDLLTADSPTQRVGGAPIEGFTQIRHSVPMMSLDNTYSESELVAFFARLQKGLNRETIDCVIEPKVDGVAISIRYENGVLKHGATRGDGQTGDDVTHNLKTIKSLPLRLPKEGPQTFEVRGEVFMTKANFAKLNQEREEAGEPRFANPRNSTAGTLKLLDPKIVAKRPLDIVFYGLADSWDHPIASQSEVHELLQRAGLRKADLIWRKDTAEGLLEAIRELDERRKSLPYETDGAVIKVNAFADQRELGATSKAPRWAIAYKYQPEQAETKVLSVDIQVGRTGALTPVARLTPVFLSGSTVSNATLHNFEEIERKDIRVGDTVVIEKAGEIIPAVVMVKKELRTGEETPIPVPSTCPICGSSVHRDEEQVVIRCPNPHCPEVVKRRLEHFVSRGAMDISGLGESVVAQLVDTPLNGKPTVEDAADLYQLDIFKLSRLERMGNKSIDNLLKAIQASKQQDAWRLLFGLGILHVGAGGARKLLEHFGSIDAIEKASIEELSQCPDIGSVVAQSLHAWFRDATNLTLLNRLREAGLTLAQRTVEAASDKLQGTTWVITGTLSQDRESIADIIRANGGKVSGSVSGKTTYLLAGDEAGSKLDKATKLGVKILSEEEFRGML from the coding sequence ATGACCCACGCTGAAGCTTCCTCTCGTGCCGAGTATCTCCGCACTGAACTGCATCGCCACAATCACCTCTACTATGTCGAGGCGAGGACGGAGATCACGGACCAGGAGTTCGATGCGTTATTGCGCGAATTGCAGGGCTTGGAAACCCAATTTCCCGATCTGCTCACGGCGGACTCTCCCACGCAGCGTGTGGGCGGTGCCCCCATTGAAGGTTTTACCCAGATCCGCCACAGCGTGCCGATGATGAGCCTGGATAACACCTATTCTGAGAGCGAGTTGGTGGCCTTCTTTGCCCGTCTTCAGAAAGGTTTGAATCGGGAGACGATCGACTGCGTCATTGAGCCGAAGGTGGATGGAGTCGCCATCAGCATCCGTTATGAAAACGGTGTGCTCAAACACGGTGCCACCCGTGGTGATGGCCAGACTGGCGATGACGTGACGCATAACCTCAAGACCATCAAGAGCCTGCCGCTGCGCTTGCCCAAAGAGGGCCCTCAAACCTTCGAGGTGCGTGGCGAGGTGTTCATGACCAAGGCCAACTTTGCCAAACTGAATCAGGAGCGTGAAGAAGCCGGTGAACCCCGCTTTGCCAATCCGCGGAACTCCACAGCAGGCACACTGAAGCTGCTGGACCCCAAGATCGTGGCCAAGCGGCCCCTGGACATCGTTTTCTATGGCCTCGCCGATTCCTGGGATCACCCGATTGCATCCCAGTCTGAGGTGCATGAGCTGCTACAACGAGCGGGCCTGCGCAAGGCCGATCTCATCTGGAGAAAAGACACGGCTGAAGGCCTGCTGGAGGCCATTCGCGAGCTGGATGAACGCCGCAAATCCCTGCCCTATGAAACCGATGGCGCAGTGATTAAAGTCAATGCCTTTGCCGATCAACGCGAGCTCGGAGCCACCAGCAAAGCCCCACGGTGGGCCATCGCTTACAAGTATCAGCCCGAACAGGCCGAGACCAAGGTGCTGTCGGTGGATATCCAGGTTGGCCGCACCGGAGCGCTCACTCCCGTCGCACGCTTAACGCCCGTCTTCCTCAGTGGCTCCACCGTGAGCAACGCGACCCTGCACAACTTTGAGGAAATCGAGCGCAAAGACATTCGCGTGGGGGACACGGTGGTGATTGAAAAAGCCGGGGAGATCATCCCTGCGGTGGTGATGGTGAAAAAGGAACTGCGCACAGGCGAGGAAACTCCAATCCCCGTGCCATCCACCTGCCCGATCTGCGGCAGCTCTGTGCATCGCGATGAAGAGCAAGTCGTGATCCGCTGCCCCAACCCTCACTGCCCCGAGGTGGTGAAGCGCCGACTCGAACATTTTGTGAGCCGTGGCGCCATGGACATCAGCGGCCTCGGCGAATCCGTGGTGGCTCAACTGGTGGACACCCCGCTGAATGGTAAACCCACGGTCGAAGACGCGGCGGATCTCTATCAGCTCGATATTTTCAAACTCTCCCGCCTGGAGCGAATGGGCAACAAGAGCATCGACAACCTTTTGAAAGCGATCCAAGCCAGCAAACAACAGGATGCCTGGCGTCTGCTGTTTGGTCTCGGCATCCTGCACGTCGGCGCTGGCGGTGCACGCAAGCTGCTGGAGCATTTCGGCAGCATCGACGCCATTGAGAAAGCCAGTATCGAGGAACTCTCGCAGTGTCCAGATATCGGCAGCGTGGTTGCTCAGAGCCTTCATGCCTGGTTCCGAGATGCCACGAATCTCACCCTCCTGAATCGTCTGCGTGAAGCGGGTTTAACCCTGGCACAGCGAACCGTCGAAGCCGCGAGTGACAAGCTCCAGGGCACCACCTGGGTCATCACTGGCACCCTCAGCCAAGATCGCGAAAGCATCGCCGACATCATCCGGGCCAATGGAGGCAAAGTCAGCGGCAGCGTTAGTGGCAAGACGACCTATCTCCTAGCCGGTGACGAAGCCGGTAGCAAGCTCGACAAGGCCACGAAACTGGGTGTGAAGATCCTCAGTGAAGAAGAGTTTCGCGGAATGCTCTAA
- a CDS encoding arylsulfatase has translation MKHALVIAFCWLTQMTLWAASPNVLLILTDDQGFGDLSIHGNPHLQTPHIDQLGHSGVRFDRFYVNSFCAPTRAALLTGRYPLRTGCHGVTHNREAMKPSEVTLAEAFKRAGYRSACLGKWHNGEQYPYTPAGQGFDEVFGFNNGHWNNYFDATLLRGSTPEKTTGYISDVLTDEAIKFISASKDKPFFCYLAYNAPHSPYQVPDRYFDKFKAKGLEDVLAAFYGMCENLDDNVGRLLKHLDKTGLANDTLVLFLTDNGGTAGVKTWNAGMRGGKTSVHEGGSRVPLFMRWPAAKWKPHEVKPIVSHIDLYPTLLDLCGIHLPAGPPLDGLSLRPLLEDETAHSWPERVLFTHNPIDETNRYPGAVRTQRYRLVREIKGPSGGSKAKAADDTASPWQLYDMEKDPGEKVDIAETHPEVVEELSTKYESWFADISKDRLKRYPLPVGHSEQNPVELHAPQSFFTPPLHFASGPGFANDWLTGWTDSKAKVWFDLEVTQGGLYEVELALACPDMDAGSQLKLVAGESSLFLTVPSAPPVEVPLPHRDEASKGRYRNRNWTHLSAGTLELPKGAVTLVLEPLSMPGSQVLELKHVKLRLVK, from the coding sequence ATGAAACATGCCCTTGTCATCGCTTTTTGTTGGCTGACTCAGATGACCCTGTGGGCGGCCTCGCCCAATGTGTTGCTGATCTTAACGGATGATCAGGGGTTCGGGGATCTCTCGATCCATGGTAATCCTCATCTTCAAACGCCCCATATTGATCAGCTCGGGCACAGTGGGGTGCGCTTTGACCGCTTCTACGTGAACTCTTTTTGTGCCCCCACTCGCGCGGCACTGCTCACGGGGCGCTACCCATTGCGAACAGGATGCCATGGCGTCACGCACAATCGGGAAGCCATGAAGCCCTCCGAGGTGACGCTGGCCGAAGCCTTCAAACGGGCGGGGTATCGGAGCGCTTGCTTGGGAAAGTGGCACAATGGCGAGCAATATCCCTACACCCCGGCTGGGCAGGGCTTCGATGAAGTCTTTGGGTTCAACAATGGCCACTGGAACAACTATTTCGATGCCACACTTTTGCGAGGATCCACCCCGGAAAAGACCACGGGTTACATTTCTGACGTGCTGACGGATGAAGCGATTAAGTTCATCAGTGCGAGCAAGGATAAGCCTTTCTTTTGCTACTTAGCATACAATGCCCCGCATTCACCGTATCAGGTCCCTGATCGCTATTTCGATAAATTCAAAGCCAAAGGACTGGAGGATGTCTTAGCCGCCTTTTACGGCATGTGTGAAAACTTGGACGACAATGTGGGGCGCCTTCTCAAGCATTTGGATAAGACGGGATTGGCGAACGATACCCTCGTTCTGTTCCTCACCGATAACGGTGGCACGGCTGGGGTGAAAACATGGAATGCAGGGATGCGAGGAGGCAAAACCAGTGTGCATGAAGGGGGGAGTCGAGTGCCTCTGTTTATGCGCTGGCCAGCCGCGAAATGGAAGCCCCATGAGGTAAAGCCGATTGTCTCGCACATTGATCTCTACCCGACTCTACTGGATCTTTGTGGCATTCATCTGCCTGCGGGACCTCCCTTGGACGGTCTGAGCTTGCGGCCCTTATTGGAGGATGAAACGGCCCATTCTTGGCCGGAGCGGGTGCTTTTTACTCACAATCCGATTGATGAAACCAATCGTTATCCCGGGGCTGTCCGCACCCAACGATACCGACTCGTGCGCGAGATCAAAGGCCCATCGGGGGGCTCGAAGGCTAAGGCGGCTGACGACACCGCCTCCCCTTGGCAACTTTACGACATGGAAAAAGATCCCGGTGAGAAAGTGGATATCGCCGAGACTCATCCCGAAGTGGTGGAGGAACTGAGCACAAAATATGAATCGTGGTTTGCCGATATATCTAAAGACCGACTGAAGCGGTATCCTCTTCCAGTGGGGCATTCAGAACAGAACCCCGTCGAGCTACATGCCCCGCAGAGCTTCTTCACTCCTCCGCTGCATTTTGCCTCCGGCCCAGGATTCGCGAATGACTGGCTCACGGGCTGGACAGACTCCAAAGCGAAGGTCTGGTTTGATCTCGAAGTGACTCAAGGCGGCCTTTATGAGGTGGAGTTGGCCTTGGCTTGTCCCGACATGGACGCGGGTTCTCAGCTGAAGTTGGTGGCAGGTGAATCTTCATTGTTTCTGACCGTGCCTTCGGCTCCTCCTGTGGAGGTTCCTTTGCCGCATCGAGATGAAGCTAGTAAAGGCCGCTACCGCAATCGAAACTGGACGCACCTCTCAGCGGGGACACTTGAGCTTCCCAAAGGGGCTGTGACGTTGGTGCTTGAACCCCTTTCCATGCCGGGATCGCAAGTGCTGGAGCTGAAGCATGTGAAGCTAAGGCTCGTGAAATAA